The Candidatus Flexicrinis proximus sequence CTGGCATAGGCCTCAATACGGTAGTTCCCGCTTTGCGAGCCGTTGAAACGGAATGTCCCGTCTGCAGGATCCACTGTGCGGCAGCCAAGGCCGAATCCGTAGTCCATCGATTCGCCACAAACAATTGCATCCAGAATCGGCGTTGTACCGTCTAGTTCGTAGACCGTGCCACTGATCGCGCCGCCCGGATCGAACGTGAAATTGATGCCGGTTGTCGCGGTTGGCGCCAGTACGGTAACAGGGGCGGCCAGGTTCTGGTCGAATGTGTCGTTCCAGTATTTCTGCCCATAGCCTTCAAGCCACATCTCAACGCGGTAAATCCCGCTTGGCAGGTGGTCGAACGAGTAGGTCAGTGCTCCATTGTTGATTACTTCGCCGCGACAGCGGACATGATTGCCCGTATCGTATTCGTTGACACAGACATAGCCGCCGCTAATGGAGCCCGCGTCGGTCAGCGTGATCGTGCCTTCGATTGCCCCGCCGGCGCCGAGCGTAAAGTCGATGTTCGATGTGGTCGCGCCGCTGGTGACCACTACGGGAAGCGCCTGATTGTAAAACGCTGTATCGAAGTACAGCTCCCTTTCGCGGTTCGGTGAATAGGCCTCGACCCGGTAGCTATAGGGATCAAGGACGGGGATCGTATACGACCCGTCGGCAGATACGCCGAGGCACGTCCAGTAGAACGATTCATCGTACGGGCCGGCGCATACGGTGGCATCGGTGACCGGCGTGACGCCATTAGTCTGGGTGACGACTCCGCTGATCGCGCCATGGACCGGAGCGTCACAGTCGTCCGCGCGCAGCACAGTACCGTTCACATAGTCCGAGATATAGAGCCGTCCGAGGCTGTCAAACGCCAGTCCGCGGGGATAAGTGATTCCGCTCACGCACGCAGAGACGAACTTGCTGCCGGCCGCAATCTTCAAAACCCGTCCACGCCAGGTGTCGGAATAGTACAGATTGCCCGCTGCATCCATCGCCAGGCCGCCATCGCTGCCAATACCCGTATCGATGTATACGGTGCTGTCGCCTGTGATCATGTCGACGCTATGAATCTTTCCGTTGCTCTCAGCAACGAAAACAATCCCGTTCGGTTCGTCGACTACCACGCCTTGCGGATAATTCAGACCGTCGGCCAGCGTCAAGTCGATCAGTGTCCCCGCAGAGTCGAATTTCGAGAGGAAGCCGCCGGTATTGGCGATATAGATGTTGCCAGCGCTGTCAAAGTCGAAGGCGTTCGGGTTGGATAAACCGGCGCCCGTGATAAAAGGCGTCAGTGTTTCCAGGGCCGGGACTTTGAACAGGTCATAGGTGTCATCGGATACGGTCAGAACCCCGCCGGTATCGAAGGCGACACCGGATGCGCCCGGCAGCCCGCTCGCGTAGGTCGAGACACCGCCTCCTGTGGTGACTTGTGAGACCCTGCCCGCGGTCTCCTCCGCGACATACAGATTGTCCGCACTGTCAAACACGAGCCCAAACGGCCCGCTCAGACCGCTCGCAAAGACCGACGCAGCGCGAGTTTCAGTAGGATAAGAGAAGCTTCTTGGGATAAGGGGGTTAGGGGGTTGTGCAATTACAGAGGATGAGATGAGTAAGAGCAGTGCCGCCGCTGCGACACACAGCAAAATAAGTCTGTACGTGCGCGAAAAGTGCATATCGGAACCTCCAGAGATGGAGCAGTCCAACGTATCTGCATGAACTGAGTATATTAGTGGTGGAGGAGTATGTCATTAGATAGAAATGCGTTGGGAACGCGTTCTCGTCGTCAACGGGTAGGACTCTGAGGACGTATGTCATGCGATTGGTATGACTTTTATCCTATTCGCTCGCGACGTCGCATGGCTGATGCGGCTGCTCTCGATGGGCGGCCACAGCTACGCTTACGACGGCGACGGCAGCCGCGTCGCGCAGACGGTCGGCGCACTGACGCTGCGCTACACGCTCGACGTGCAGCCCGGCCTGACCACCGTCCTCGCCGAGACCACCGGCGCCATCACGACGCGCTATATCCACGGCCCGACCGGCATCCACGCCCAGCAGAACGCGGACGGCGGCTGGCGCTGGCTGCTGCAGGACGGCCTGCAGAGCGTGCGCGCTGTCGCCAACGGCACAGACGTCATCGCCGCCCAGCAGTACTCCCCCTACGGCGTGCCGTTCGCCCCGCTGCCGGAGACCGACTTCGGCTTCACCGGCGAGATGACCGACGACAACGATCTGGTGTACTTGCGTGCGCGGTATCTCATTCCGGGGATTGGTGTGTTCGCGAGTCGAGACTGGTGGGAGGGGTGTGACAGTAAGTCCCCAACATGGAATGGATATTCGTGGGTTGAAGGGAATACGATCAATCGGACAGATCCCAGCGGCGCGATCTCTATATCGACGGTCGTTGGTGGTGCTTCTGATACACCTGGTGTAGGTGCGTTGGCGCTTGTTTCGATGTTGAGACGGACTGGATGCAACAAAGCTCATTTGGCGTGAAGGGTGTCGAAACACGCGGTGGAGCTGAAGGCATGGAGTGGTGGAGCTGCCGCAGAGAAATATTCTCGCTATCCAGGATATGAACCGCACGATATACCGGTGAGCAATCGTTTGAAGGATTATTATCAGCAAGCTGGAGTGTGGGAAAAGGATGGTGGTGGAGGGGGTGGATGGGGTAATGCGATTGCTATGGCAGCTGCACTCATGGCAGGCGCCTTAATGGGACAAGCCTATGCTAGTTCTCAGTCCGATCCGGGATTTAGCGGAAATGTGACGAGTGATCAACCTAAATTTCAGGGTGTGACTATTCATGAAGCTAAGAAATCGGGTATTCGTATACCATGGTTACAACCCCAGCCGGGACCACAGCCAAGAGACATCCAAGAAGATAAGATAGCGGAAGGAAATTATGCAGAGAGTCAAGATTCCTCTGGTGAGTGTATGAAATGCCGATTTGGGCAAATCATTAATCCAACTTTCTGCCAAGTAAACGTCGATCAAAGAAGCACCCATGCGGGCAAAAAAGGGGATCACTTCCATATTCTAAAATATGATCAAAATCCAGAGACCTGCTCATGCCATTTGAGCATTACAGATACGTTATTCCTTGCAAATCCATATCAGGGGCCAAGAGGTGTGGGACCGTTCTATCCTGGAATGGCGCTCAATCCTGAACTGGATATTTGTAATGCTGGGTGGAGCGCGCCCTAGAATGTAGACTAAGTGATCGGTGATAGCATGTACTGGGAATCTGTTATTGGGTATGATGTTCGAGAACTCTGGCTTAATAACCAAGTCGGCCGCACGGATGAATTGATTCGTACCAGCATCAAGAAACCACTCTCTGTCGATAACAGTGTGTGGTTCTCGTTGTTTGTACGTCCGCTTGAAACCCATTTATGGCCGAGAAGTGCTGCAAAATCGGAGTATAGATCACCCTACTGGCAGGAATTTTTCGATAAGCATGCTGAATTAACCAAGCCAAACTTCTATTATGGTCACAAACGCTTATGGCTCGAGCTCTCAAAGATGAAGGAACATATAAGCCAACACTGGCCGGATACATGGAGACCGTCGGCAATTGTCGCCGTCACAGATGTTTTTGATACAAATCCAGAGAGCGGTGATATTGACCCGTTTGTAATCCCACAGATTATTCACCCGAATTGGAAGTGCTTGGGCTATGATGTTGCGTCGGGAGATTTGTTTTCAGGGTTGATGAACAATGAATCTTCTCTTGACGATTTAAGGGATACGGAGTGGAAACTTCAACTTAACGAGTATCACCTCTTTGATGACGTAACGGCTGCGTTCAGATTTTGCAGTATCGCTGAGCAGAGAATGACCGATCATACTCCGCAATATGTCTACGGGCTGTACCTGATCGAAACGGTCAATGCCGAGTTTCCCTAGCAGCCTTCTCCACTTCACGCCCAAGAACTATGCCAAGGACGACTGGCGCTGGCTGCTGCAGGACGGCGTGCAGAGCGTACGCGCCGTCGCCAACGGTACGGACATTGTCACTTTAAAGCAATTCCATCGCAAAGTGATGTCCGCCAATCCCTACAATTCCATGCAGTTCGCCCGACCACACCCACACCAACGTCAAATCCGCCGCCTGCCCCGGCAACAGGGTAAACGGCGCAAGATCCTCCGCCGGCACGCGCGGCCCCGGCGGATTTTCGACGTAGCCGAGCGCTAACCAAACGTCGTCCGGCGAGATCGGAATTGCCATACTTCCGCCGTTGTACAGGCGGAGTCGTGTCGTGATTTGTCCGGCTTGTGTATAGTGACGCTGATGATTTGCACGCCCAGGCGTCGCAACGCATATAGGGCACCGGGGCGAATAAGCCGGGAAATGGGTATGCAAAAAGCGGCAGATTGATATCTACCGCTTCCTGTAGTGGATGTTCGAATTCTCTCCACGTGTGCTGGGAGACCTGTAACCAACTCGAACCTCCGCTACGGCGCAATTACTCCTATTCCCTCGAAGTAATCTCATTCCCTCAGCGCATACTCCTTGCGAACCTCACTATGAACCATAAGTAGATTGGCTTTGACGGTGAAGGGAGAGGCAACCCCCTCTCCACTCCACCTTGAAGCTCGCTGCTCGCGCCAGCAAGACTTCCGGTGTCACTGTATCACACCCCCGTGAAGTCCTGCTAACCGCAGCGAAATCGATGGTTCGTTGGGTTCGAGAGGATATGGCACATGACTCGCGTTTTCGTATTTACCAACCATAAGGGTGGCACAGCTAAGTCCACATCGTCCACCAATGCCGCCTACGGCATCGTCTCGATGCTGCGGCACGCGGGCGCAATCAATTCGCGCGTGCTGCTGATCGACACCGACAGCCAGGCGCATGCGACGCTGGTGACGACCGGCACCAAGAACTACGGTGCCGACGACAGCCTGCATACCGTGCTGATGGCCGACCGGCCGAGCGCGGCACAGACACTGCTCAACTGCATCATACCGTCCACTTGGGACGAAAATCTGCACGTCCTCCCGGCCTCCCCGATGCTCGAGGGCGTGGAACGCGAATTGATGGGACTGGCAGGCGCGCCTTACCGGCTGGCCGATCCGCTCAACCAGATCGCAAACCGATACGCCGCAATCGTGATCGACACACGCCCCTCGTTCTCGCTGATGACCGAGATGGGACTGATTGCCGCGACAGATGCCATCGTGCCGGTCGAGCCGCGCTACCTGGAAACGGTCGGCTTGATGAGCGTGATCGGCAAGATCAACGAAGTCCGCGATGGCTGGCGACAGCCGAACCTGCGCGTCAGTGGCATCCTCGTAACAAAGATGAACTATCGCGTGCGCGGTCATAACCACCTGCTCGACGAACTGAAGGCCCACAACGTGCTCGGCAAGCTGCTGATCGGCGTCGTGCCGGCCAACGAAGCCGTGTCGTATGCGCACCAGAACCACCAGAGCATCTTTGACTACGATCCCAAGGCGCCGGCGAGCAAAGCATACATGAGTGTCGTTGCGAAGCTCGTCCAGATGATCCTGACGGGCGGTGCAGGATGACTAACAACAAGGGTATAGCGCACAAAAATCAACCCAACCGGATCGACGAACTACTCAACAGCGTGACCGAAGACCTGATGACCCACGTCCCGCAGCAGTTCAGAGACGATGCACTTCGCGTCGAACGGCTGCTGTTGGAAGTGGTGCGCCCGGATCCGGTCCAGCCGCGCCGCGTGCTGCCCGAACACCTGCACTTCGATTTCCATGCCGGACGCCTCACCCCGACCCAGGCGCTGCGCGGGTTGGTGCAGCTCGTGCAGATCTCGGCGCGTCAGCGTGGGCGCCCGTTCACGAATGTGCTGGAACTGCTGCCGAATCCGGACGTTGAAGAAGACGACGCGAGCACCGCGTTGTCGCCGGAAGAACAACTGCTGCACGATCTGGTCAATCTGGCGGTGACGATCCGCGACGATGGGCAGGTCAATCCGCTGACGGTGGTCGATGTGTCGCATGGCGTAGTGCAGCAGTTCCGGATCGAGACCGGCGAGCGGCGTTACTGGGCGACCTGGCTGCTGCGCGACTTCATCCCGAACTACGGAGGCGATGGCATGATCCCGTGCATTGTCATCCCTGCGGAGCGGTCATCGGTGTTCCGGCAGGCGCGCGAAAACACCGCTCGCAGTGGTCTGTCGGCGGTGGCACTAGCGCGCGACAGGCGGCGCTCCTGCTGCTCACTGTTCACGGATTAGAGATACCGGCCGGTGCCGTCACGCACGACTTCTACCGGCAGGCGCTCGACCTGGATCTGCGCGGCAAGCGCGAATACACCGAGATGATCCTCAGCGCTATGGGCGGGATGAAGAAGGTCTACTTCAGCTCAATCAAAGCGTTACTTCGTCTATCCGATGAAGCATCCGAGCTCGCCGACCGCCATAACATCGAGGAATACAAACTCCGCTATCTGGTGAGTCTCGCCCCGGATTTCCACGCCGAGGTCGTTCGTCAGATCATCGATCTGAATTTGTCCGCCAAGCAAGTCAAGGAGTTGTGTGAGAACACTGAAATGGAAGAGAACGACGACCCGATCATTGATAAATTACCAGCCGGGGCGCTCAAGATGGCCAGAATGACGCAGGCGATCAGTACTTTGTCTGCGAGCGACATCGCGCAGGCCCTGATCCGGCAGGAAGGCGATCCCGACATTGCGTTTGCCCGTCTGCAAGCCCTTCAGCGAATCCTGACTGACGCACTGAAACACTTGTCCGCGAAATAGAAAAGGTTCGGGCGCGCGAACCTTTTTGGAGACGAAGGCTATGAATCGAGCACGCGATCCGCCCTGAACAAATAAAAGGCCCACATGCAACAAAGCAGGTGGGCGACGGACTGTGTGTACAACATTGTGACCTCGAAACCACAATGTAGCACAGTCCCCGCCTGCCTGCAACTGACATCCGAATTTGCGCTGCATTTTGATAGTGCGGCCCCTATTCCACATTGCCTGCTGCCTGGAGGATTGAGATGTCCGTCGATCTGGTATTGCCCCATGCCTATTCACCAACCGCTGGCGCGATCATGCCGCGACTGCCGGTTCCCTCCACGAATTCCCGCCAAAATCGATTTGGCAGCGCCATGCCGATCGGTGAAGCGACCAAAGCCGCATATGCCCCCTTCACGCGCATCCCTGATGCCGTGCTGCTCGATGAGCATCTGACGCCGATACAGTTTCGCATCTATGTCGTGATCGCACGCCGCGCCAGTCGCGAAAGTGCGTCGGCATTCCCCAGCTACAACACCATCGCAGAGGACGCCAACATCAGCCGCAGGTCGGCGATATACGGCGTCAAGGCGCTGATCAAAGCCGGGTATCTGGCCAAGCGTCCGCAGGAAAGCGGCCAGGGCGATGCGGCCAGCAATTTCTACACGATTTCTGGCGAGGGTAGTGAAATCTTTGCACCACGTGGTGTTCCCAGCGGAGAGGTTGTGCAAAGTTTACACCACGGTAGTGCAGCAAATGCACCACAGGTAGTGCGGGAGTTGCACCACGGTAGTGCAAACGCTGCGCCCGAACCAGACCTCAAAGAACAAGAAGAAGAGTAATAAGACTCAAGAGAACCGAATCGCGCGCGAGCACGCACGAAGCCGGCCGCCGCAGCCACCACCGCTGCAGCCTCCCGATCCTGAACTTCAGGCGCTTTTGCCGATTTTCAAGAAAACATCGGTGCGCTGTCGGCAATGGCCAGACAGGTGATCGGGGAGCTCGCGGCAGAGCACAGTACCGACCAGGTTCGCAAGGCGATCCAGGAGGCGGTGATCTACGAGAAACGCAGCCTCGCATATGTGCGCCGGGTGTTGTGTGCGTGGAAGCGAGACGGACGGGCAGCCGAACGGGGAATCACATCGTGGACGGACACATCAAGCCTGAATGCCCAGCCGATCCCGGAAGAATCGGCCCAATCAGCCCTCATTTGGCCGCCGCCCGGCCTGAACGACGACCTGCCCGCAAAACCAGACCTCAGCGATCCAGCGGTTGCCGCATGGGCAGCGATATGCGAGCGCCTACCAGACCTCGGCCGACTGCCGAGAATGGTCACGCCGGTTAGCCTGGTCGGCGATGTGCTGACGGTTAGTACTTCGGCCGCACGAACGTATTCGGTGGTGACTAACACGCAACGCCATCTCGTGGAATACGCCACGCGGCAGATGCTAGGAATCGACGCGTTGCTTCGGGTTGAGTTGGTTGAGCGGGAGGCCGGCGCGGCGTGACCGGACGTCTAGATTGCCGATTAACGGCGCAGCGAGATGTAATCCCAAGCTGCACCTTGATTCTGTGCGTTCCCGACGAAGTTCCCGTGCAGACCAGACCTGCCGACGCTATCCTTTTGCCTTCGCCGCGAGCGAGCAACTGTCGTCACTTACTACTCTTGGAAGCAGATGCGGCTAGCGCATCTTTGGGGAAGAAGGGTATTGGCACCCAAAGCCGCCCGAAAACCGTAGGAGTAGTTAACGTCATTTGGGTCGTAGGGCTTTTTGCTCAGGCGGTTCAGGTGACACAGGTTGAGAAGCCGACTAATAGTGAATCTACAGAGAATTGTATCCCTATGAAAGATGGGATGTGAGTTCGCAATATCGGGTGAGGCAGTTGAGCCACAGGAGAGCATCCCTTCTAGCCTTAGGTAGGACAAATGTTCCGCCTCATTTAGAACAAATGTACTATTATAGTTATGGCTTGGTTGACCAAGAAATTGAATCCAGAGATAATGAGTGGAGGAAAATCATTTGGGTCACGGACATTACAGAAAATTGACGTCTGATGGAGTTTATACAAGGAGAACAAAAAGATGAATAAAGAAAGCCGGTTTACAGGAGAACCCATCGACTCAAATGGTTTGGTATATCTACGAAGCCGTTACTACGACCCGGACTCAGGGTCATTTCTGTCTCTAGATCCATCCGAGGGTGATATCACCATTCCAATGTCGCTCAACGGATACGCCTATGCCTACGGGAATCCGTTGAATAGTACGGACCCAAGCGGAATGGTTGTATGCTCTGACTTAAAACCTACGGTTGCTCAACGAGGTGAGTGTTTCCGCAAACTGTTTGACCTATGGCTGAATTTTGGTATCACGTTGACCGAAGAAGAGGCTTTGTCCCCTGGAGCGAAGGAGAACTGGACTTCAGCTCGTGTGAACAACGTCTATGCTGCGGTTCACGCCATCAATGGACGATTGGGCGGTCTCACGAACCAAGCGATTGGCGGCACCGAAATGCGTCTGGTGTCCCAAAGTCCTGGTTCGGAAGCTGCTCGCACAACACTGTGCAATGTGATAAGTCTGTTTCTGAACTTCAGTGGAAGCACGCCCAACTATGTTCACAGCGTGAACAACCTGATTCACGAATTTGGGCATGTTATCACCCTCAGCCCGCCAGTGGGACGCACTGCCAACTCGGAAGCTATTGGTCCAGCGACAGGGATGCCGAATAGACCTGTCGCTCTATGGCAACAAATCCAGAATTATCGTGGTTTCGGTGAAGAGAACGGATGGGATCCACAATTCCGCCAGAATCCTTCACCGAGCGCCGCTGAGGTGGTCGCCGACATGTTCCTATATCGGGTTCAGGGCTATCCATTCACACAGGATCAGCAAAACTACGGACAAGCCCGAAGCGCCTTCATGAGTGGCGGTGACATTCCTGGTCGTGACGGCAACCCGCTTCGTAGGATCAACGATAACACGCCAGTCAATGACGGCAGCGTGATTAGAAGTGCTGGTATCACCGCTTGGGCTGCAAATGCGAGCTGTGCTGGGGCATCAGGGACAAGCGCTGGCGATTCATCACTGGCGAATGATCCTTATCTGCAGGCTGCCAACAGCGGCTGGTGTTCGTTCACCTAAAGCCGGTTCATCAGAGTGCCAACATCGCTTATCGAGTTTTGGAAGCGGTGTTGGTATTTGTTTGAATGAACTCAATTGGCTACAGAGGTTAAGATGATAACTAGATTTTTCGGAAGTCTCTTTGCTTGCGGATTGCTGACTCTTTTCAGTGGAGGGTTGCTATTCTCGACGTCAACAAATCGTCCGGTGGAAGAAGCGACTCCACGCCCGACATTAATCCCTAGCGCAACCCAAATACTTTTTCCAGAACGACCTGAAACACTCTCTGATATTCAGGCATTATTACAAGCACCAGATGAGGCTTGTCAACTGCCCTGTTTC is a genomic window containing:
- a CDS encoding ParA family protein, coding for MTRVFVFTNHKGGTAKSTSSTNAAYGIVSMLRHAGAINSRVLLIDTDSQAHATLVTTGTKNYGADDSLHTVLMADRPSAAQTLLNCIIPSTWDENLHVLPASPMLEGVERELMGLAGAPYRLADPLNQIANRYAAIVIDTRPSFSLMTEMGLIAATDAIVPVEPRYLETVGLMSVIGKINEVRDGWRQPNLRVSGILVTKMNYRVRGHNHLLDELKAHNVLGKLLIGVVPANEAVSYAHQNHQSIFDYDPKAPASKAYMSVVAKLVQMILTGGAG
- a CDS encoding ParB N-terminal domain-containing protein, producing MTNNKGIAHKNQPNRIDELLNSVTEDLMTHVPQQFRDDALRVERLLLEVVRPDPVQPRRVLPEHLHFDFHAGRLTPTQALRGLVQLVQISARQRGRPFTNVLELLPNPDVEEDDASTALSPEEQLLHDLVNLAVTIRDDGQVNPLTVVDVSHGVVQQFRIETGERRYWATWLLRDFIPNYGGDGMIPCIVIPAERSSVFRQARENTARSGLSAVALARDRRRSCCSLFTD
- a CDS encoding helix-turn-helix domain-containing protein, whose amino-acid sequence is MSVDLVLPHAYSPTAGAIMPRLPVPSTNSRQNRFGSAMPIGEATKAAYAPFTRIPDAVLLDEHLTPIQFRIYVVIARRASRESASAFPSYNTIAEDANISRRSAIYGVKALIKAGYLAKRPQESGQGDAASNFYTISGEGSEIFAPRGVPSGEVVQSLHHGSAANAPQVVRELHHGSANAAPEPDLKEQEEE
- a CDS encoding DnaD domain protein; translated protein: MARQVIGELAAEHSTDQVRKAIQEAVIYEKRSLAYVRRVLCAWKRDGRAAERGITSWTDTSSLNAQPIPEESAQSALIWPPPGLNDDLPAKPDLSDPAVAAWAAICERLPDLGRLPRMVTPVSLVGDVLTVSTSAARTYSVVTNTQRHLVEYATRQMLGIDALLRVELVEREAGAA
- a CDS encoding RHS repeat-associated core domain-containing protein; this encodes MNKESRFTGEPIDSNGLVYLRSRYYDPDSGSFLSLDPSEGDITIPMSLNGYAYAYGNPLNSTDPSGMVVCSDLKPTVAQRGECFRKLFDLWLNFGITLTEEEALSPGAKENWTSARVNNVYAAVHAINGRLGGLTNQAIGGTEMRLVSQSPGSEAARTTLCNVISLFLNFSGSTPNYVHSVNNLIHEFGHVITLSPPVGRTANSEAIGPATGMPNRPVALWQQIQNYRGFGEENGWDPQFRQNPSPSAAEVVADMFLYRVQGYPFTQDQQNYGQARSAFMSGGDIPGRDGNPLRRINDNTPVNDGSVIRSAGITAWAANASCAGASGTSAGDSSLANDPYLQAANSGWCSFT